Proteins encoded together in one Thermococcus gammatolerans EJ3 window:
- a CDS encoding potassium channel family protein, producing MLPVIVVRRLLRMRIKVSRNRLIQIALVVLLLAVAFAVAFEYFEGVDFFTAFYWAVITMATIGYGDVTPSTEGGRIVAMVASVAGISTFTALVSLLAENFISSSLRRMMGMHRVSYSSHYLIIGQGSSVSTCVNELMGAIERGELKLAPIVVLFPSEEERKKVELPEEIEVLIGDPTNRETLERARVDRASHVILALEDDSRAVFVTLMVKRMSNAKVLVEVLSEDSVELLKGAGADRVIVSRSLAGRLLASSVFEPEVVDVIDDITSSVKGYDITVIDGRNFWGRPYIEVFRELKETKNLFLLGYYRDGPVLNPPLDEPIPEGARLIVLRSSLSTRKL from the coding sequence ATGCTACCTGTAATCGTCGTGAGGCGACTGCTTCGAATGAGGATCAAGGTGAGCAGAAACAGATTAATCCAGATAGCGCTTGTGGTTCTCCTTTTGGCAGTCGCCTTTGCAGTTGCCTTTGAGTACTTTGAGGGCGTTGACTTCTTCACTGCCTTCTACTGGGCGGTTATAACGATGGCGACCATTGGCTACGGTGATGTCACTCCCTCGACAGAAGGGGGAAGAATCGTTGCAATGGTAGCTTCTGTCGCGGGGATCTCGACTTTTACGGCCCTCGTTTCCCTTCTGGCCGAGAACTTCATTTCCTCGTCCCTGAGGAGGATGATGGGCATGCACCGTGTTAGTTACTCCAGCCATTATCTGATAATTGGTCAAGGAAGTAGCGTTTCAACCTGCGTTAACGAACTTATGGGTGCAATCGAGCGCGGTGAGCTAAAACTTGCCCCGATAGTGGTCCTCTTTCCCAGCGAGGAGGAGCGCAAGAAGGTTGAGCTTCCTGAGGAAATCGAAGTCCTCATAGGGGATCCAACAAACCGGGAGACCCTTGAGAGGGCCCGAGTTGACAGGGCTTCTCACGTAATCTTGGCCCTCGAAGACGACTCCAGGGCGGTCTTCGTGACCCTCATGGTGAAGAGGATGTCCAATGCAAAGGTTCTCGTTGAGGTTCTGAGCGAGGACAGCGTTGAGCTCCTGAAGGGTGCCGGAGCCGACAGGGTCATCGTGAGCAGAAGCTTGGCAGGAAGACTTCTCGCGAGTTCCGTCTTCGAACCGGAAGTAGTTGATGTCATAGACGACATAACGAGTTCGGTTAAGGGCTACGACATCACCGTGATTGACGGTCGGAACTTCTGGGGCAGACCGTACATAGAGGTATTTCGAGAGCTCAAGGAGACAAAGAACCTGTTTCTCCTCGGTTACTACCGTGATGGCCCGGTTCTCAATCCCCCGCTCGACGAGCCGATTCCTGAGGGTGCCAGACTGATAGTATTGAGGAGTTCTCTTTCCACTAGAAAACTGTGA
- the radA gene encoding DNA repair and recombination protein RadA, translating into MAKKKVDEVKELEEFEELEIAESSQSSSSKKKKGKEIKTLEDLPGVGPATAEKLREAGYDSIEAIAVASPLELKEIAGISEGAALKIIQAAREAANIGTFMRADEYMEKRRTIGKISTGSKSLDKLLGGGIETQAITEVFGEFGSGKTQLAHTLAVMVQKPPEEGGLGGSVIWIDTENTFRPERIRQIAEARGLDPDEVLKNIYVARAFNSNHQMLLVEKAEEIIKEKASTDRPVKLLVVDSLMAHFRSEYVGRGSLAERQQKLAKHLADLHRLADLYDIAVFVTNQVQAKPDAFFGDPTRPVGGHILAHSATLRVYLRKGKAGKRVARLIDSPHLPEGEAVFRITEKGVED; encoded by the coding sequence ATGGCGAAGAAGAAAGTTGATGAGGTTAAGGAGCTTGAGGAGTTTGAGGAGCTTGAAATAGCCGAGAGCTCACAGTCATCGTCTTCAAAGAAGAAAAAAGGGAAGGAGATCAAAACTCTGGAGGATCTGCCGGGTGTCGGTCCTGCCACAGCTGAAAAACTTCGCGAAGCCGGTTATGACAGCATCGAGGCCATAGCAGTCGCTTCGCCCCTCGAGCTCAAGGAGATAGCGGGAATAAGTGAGGGCGCCGCGCTTAAGATAATCCAGGCCGCAAGGGAAGCCGCGAACATAGGGACCTTCATGCGCGCCGACGAGTACATGGAGAAGAGGAGGACCATAGGCAAGATTTCCACTGGAAGCAAGAGCCTCGACAAGCTCCTCGGCGGAGGAATAGAGACGCAGGCGATAACAGAAGTTTTCGGTGAGTTCGGAAGCGGCAAAACTCAGCTCGCGCACACCCTCGCCGTCATGGTCCAGAAACCGCCGGAGGAAGGGGGCCTCGGCGGTTCGGTGATATGGATTGACACCGAGAACACCTTCAGGCCCGAGAGGATAAGGCAGATAGCCGAGGCAAGGGGTCTGGACCCCGACGAGGTTCTCAAGAACATCTACGTTGCGAGGGCTTTCAACAGCAACCACCAGATGCTCCTCGTCGAGAAGGCCGAGGAGATAATCAAGGAGAAGGCCTCAACAGACAGACCGGTTAAGCTCCTCGTCGTTGACTCGCTCATGGCCCACTTCAGGAGCGAGTACGTCGGCAGGGGTTCGCTTGCGGAGAGACAGCAGAAGCTCGCCAAGCATTTGGCTGACCTGCACCGCCTCGCGGACCTCTACGACATAGCCGTCTTCGTGACGAACCAGGTGCAGGCCAAACCAGATGCCTTCTTCGGCGATCCGACGAGGCCCGTCGGCGGCCACATACTCGCCCATTCCGCAACGCTGAGGGTCTACCTCAGGAAGGGCAAGGCCGGAAAGCGCGTCGCCAGGCTCATAGACAGCCCGCACCTGCCCGAGGGCGAGGCCGTCTTTAGGATTACCGAGAAGGGAGTTGAGGATTAA
- the nucS gene encoding endonuclease NucS — MPKVELRENPSPEEIKLLVDLAISSEGVLTIFARCRVHYDGRAKSELGPGDRVIIVKPDGSFLIHQKEKREPVNWQPPGSVVRLELREKPVLISVRRKPRETLEVELDEVYLITVFHAEDYEELALTGSEAEMAELIFENPEVIELGFKPLYREKPIRHGIVDVLGVDRDGNLVVLELKRRRADLHAVSQLKRYVETLREEHENVRGILVAPSLTSGAKKLLEKEGLEFRKLEPPKRDGKSRGRQLRLF; from the coding sequence ATGCCCAAGGTTGAGCTTAGGGAGAACCCATCTCCAGAGGAAATAAAACTCCTCGTCGATTTGGCCATTTCCTCCGAGGGAGTGCTCACCATCTTCGCCCGCTGTCGGGTCCACTACGACGGCAGGGCCAAAAGCGAACTTGGCCCCGGTGACAGGGTGATTATAGTTAAACCCGACGGCTCTTTCTTGATACACCAGAAGGAGAAGCGCGAGCCTGTCAACTGGCAACCTCCTGGGAGCGTCGTCAGGCTGGAGCTCCGCGAAAAGCCCGTTCTCATCTCAGTTAGAAGGAAGCCGAGGGAAACACTGGAGGTCGAGCTCGACGAGGTTTACCTAATCACCGTCTTCCACGCAGAGGACTACGAGGAGCTCGCTTTGACCGGTAGTGAGGCCGAGATGGCCGAGCTCATCTTCGAGAACCCCGAGGTGATAGAGCTCGGCTTCAAGCCCCTCTACCGCGAGAAGCCAATAAGGCACGGCATAGTTGACGTTTTGGGGGTTGACAGGGACGGAAACCTTGTAGTTCTCGAGTTGAAGCGCAGGAGAGCGGATTTGCACGCGGTCAGCCAGCTCAAGCGCTACGTCGAAACCCTCCGCGAGGAGCACGAAAACGTCCGGGGGATACTGGTTGCGCCTTCACTCACCTCCGGCGCCAAAAAACTGCTCGAAAAGGAGGGCCTTGAGTTCAGGAAGCTCGAACCGCCGAAGAGGGATGGAAAATCGAGGGGAAGACAGCTCAGGCTGTTTTAG
- a CDS encoding DUF473 domain-containing protein has translation MEAVILAGIARRVLDELLRNPYRTIELRSARNVLAIEEAMEEALRLFLTYDPLEDVSTGTEGLLAELIEARELETRVPWEESDEREITVCRAKVKLVGLGRVVEVERRDGILVARVRELFPQEMSMG, from the coding sequence ATGGAGGCGGTAATCCTCGCTGGAATCGCGAGACGGGTTTTAGACGAGCTCCTGAGGAACCCTTACAGGACGATAGAGCTCAGGAGCGCGAGGAACGTTTTAGCAATAGAGGAAGCAATGGAAGAAGCCCTCAGACTGTTCCTCACCTACGATCCCCTTGAGGACGTCTCCACAGGAACCGAAGGTCTCCTCGCGGAGCTGATAGAGGCCAGAGAACTTGAGACGAGGGTCCCCTGGGAGGAGAGCGACGAGAGGGAAATCACAGTCTGCAGGGCAAAGGTGAAGCTGGTGGGACTTGGGAGGGTCGTTGAGGTCGAGAGAAGGGACGGAATCCTCGTGGCGAGGGTTAGAGAGTTATTCCCGCAGGAGATGAGCATGGGCTAA
- a CDS encoding proteasome assembly chaperone family protein: MEEKPVKLVLPEVKNPIFIEGYPGIGLVGHIAGNFLAKELGMEMIGYVESPFIPPMSIVLEGKPNPPLRFYGKDNVIVAVADIYVPPTLVNEIAKELASYLSEMKAEKVISIGGIGIGFFKEKMEVWGVGAREELNRELEEAGAKILQYGSIMGMSGKLLWEAGRRGLNAYVLLGETFGDRPDPRAAANVIEVLKKLTPIDVSTEPLIKEAEMIEEQLRKMHEQMEQARKKEMKQYESIYL; encoded by the coding sequence ATGGAGGAGAAACCAGTCAAGCTCGTCCTGCCGGAGGTAAAGAACCCGATATTCATCGAGGGTTACCCCGGGATAGGTCTCGTCGGCCACATAGCGGGCAACTTTTTGGCCAAAGAACTCGGAATGGAAATGATAGGCTACGTCGAGAGCCCGTTCATCCCGCCGATGAGCATAGTCCTCGAGGGGAAGCCCAACCCTCCGCTCCGCTTCTACGGCAAGGACAACGTAATCGTGGCGGTAGCGGACATCTACGTTCCACCAACGCTGGTGAACGAGATAGCGAAGGAACTCGCAAGCTACCTCAGCGAGATGAAGGCCGAGAAGGTAATCTCCATCGGCGGAATCGGCATAGGATTCTTCAAGGAGAAGATGGAAGTGTGGGGCGTCGGCGCGAGAGAAGAGCTCAACAGGGAGCTCGAAGAGGCCGGAGCGAAGATACTCCAGTACGGCTCGATTATGGGAATGAGCGGAAAGCTTCTGTGGGAAGCTGGGCGGAGGGGCCTTAACGCCTACGTCCTCCTCGGCGAGACCTTCGGCGACAGGCCAGACCCGAGGGCAGCTGCCAACGTTATCGAGGTTCTCAAGAAGCTCACGCCGATTGACGTCTCAACCGAACCTCTCATCAAGGAGGCCGAGATGATTGAGGAGCAGCTCAGGAAGATGCACGAGCAGATGGAGCAGGCGAGGAAGAAGGAGATGAAGCAGTACGAGAGCATCTACCTGTGA
- a CDS encoding S-methyl-5'-thioadenosine phosphorylase: protein MPRIGIIGGSGVYGVFEPKETVKVHTPYGRPSAPVEIGEIEGVEVAFIPRHGKHHEFPPHEVPYRANIWALKELGVERVIGITAVGSLREEYKPGDIVITDQFIDFTKKRDYTFYNGPRVAHVSMADPFCPEMRRIFYETAKELGFPVHEKGTYVCIEGPRFSTRAESFMFRQYAHIIGMTLVPEVNLARELGMCYVNIATVTDYDVWAEKPVDAQEVLKVMAENNYKVQELLKKGIPRIPEERNCGCADVLKTMFV, encoded by the coding sequence ATGCCGAGGATAGGCATTATAGGTGGTTCCGGGGTTTACGGTGTCTTCGAGCCGAAAGAAACCGTGAAGGTCCACACGCCCTACGGAAGGCCTTCCGCTCCGGTGGAAATCGGCGAAATCGAGGGCGTTGAAGTTGCCTTCATACCGAGGCACGGCAAGCACCACGAGTTCCCGCCGCACGAGGTTCCCTACAGGGCGAACATCTGGGCGCTCAAGGAGCTGGGAGTTGAGAGGGTCATAGGCATTACGGCAGTTGGCTCGCTTCGCGAGGAGTATAAACCGGGAGACATCGTCATAACCGACCAGTTCATTGACTTCACCAAGAAGCGCGACTACACCTTCTACAACGGGCCCAGGGTTGCCCACGTCTCGATGGCCGACCCCTTCTGCCCGGAGATGAGGAGGATATTCTACGAGACGGCCAAAGAACTTGGCTTCCCCGTCCACGAGAAGGGAACCTACGTCTGTATTGAAGGCCCGAGGTTCTCTACTAGAGCGGAGAGCTTCATGTTTAGGCAGTACGCCCACATAATAGGAATGACGCTCGTCCCAGAGGTAAACCTGGCTAGGGAGCTTGGAATGTGCTACGTCAACATCGCAACTGTTACAGACTACGACGTCTGGGCCGAGAAGCCGGTCGATGCGCAAGAGGTCCTCAAGGTTATGGCCGAGAACAACTACAAGGTTCAGGAGCTTCTTAAGAAGGGCATCCCGAGGATTCCTGAGGAGAGGAACTGCGGCTGCGCCGATGTGCTGAAGACGATGTTTGTTTGA
- a CDS encoding thermonuclease family protein translates to MVAVRKALAIAPVVFFLLISGFVSAYEFQAYGYVTKVVDGDTVWFHSYYGYRAGETFKVRFADINAPELYTAEGKESKAALEWLFDTYGRHVYLDVDDVYETDHYGRVVAVVYLPFWYYGYALNVNEWLVESGYARIWNHYNEFNPYSWGLWVPI, encoded by the coding sequence GTGGTCGCCGTGAGGAAAGCCCTTGCGATTGCTCCGGTGGTGTTCTTTCTCCTGATTTCGGGGTTTGTCTCGGCCTACGAGTTCCAGGCCTATGGCTATGTAACAAAGGTGGTTGACGGCGATACAGTGTGGTTCCACTCCTACTATGGTTATAGGGCCGGAGAAACCTTCAAGGTTCGCTTCGCCGACATAAACGCTCCCGAACTCTACACGGCGGAAGGTAAGGAGTCCAAGGCTGCCCTGGAATGGCTCTTCGATACCTACGGACGTCACGTTTACCTCGACGTTGATGACGTTTACGAAACCGACCACTATGGCAGGGTTGTGGCCGTTGTGTACCTCCCCTTCTGGTATTATGGCTATGCCCTCAACGTCAACGAATGGCTGGTGGAGAGCGGCTACGCGAGAATCTGGAACCATTATAACGAGTTTAACCCCTATTCATGGGGTCTCTGGGTTCCGATTTGA
- a CDS encoding amidohydrolase family protein: MSVLIRNGYVVYGENLEVIKADVLIEGNRIVEVKRGINEPADTVIDATGKVVSPGFVNLHTHSPMGLFRGLADDLPLMEWLEKHIWPREAKLTREHIKVGAYLGALEMIKTGTTTFLDMYFQMDAVAEAIFEAGLRGYLSYGMIDLGDPERTEKELSEAIREMRAIEKLNSDRVHFVFGPHAPYTCSLALLKEVRKLADEHNKLITIHVAETMAELGKIQERYGKSPVVLLDEIGFFGSDVIIAHGVWLDSRDIAILARNGVTVAHNPASNMKLASGVMPLQRLLNAGVNVGLGTDGSASNNNLDMVEEMKLAALLHKVHNLDPTVADARTVFKMATQNGAKALRLNAGVIKPGYLADVVIFDFNQPHLRPINDVVSHLVYSANGNDVETTIVDGKILMLDREVLTLDEEKIFQRVEEAVESLS; the protein is encoded by the coding sequence ATGAGCGTTCTCATCAGGAACGGTTACGTGGTTTACGGTGAAAACCTCGAGGTTATTAAAGCAGACGTCCTCATCGAGGGCAACAGAATCGTCGAGGTCAAGAGGGGAATCAACGAACCCGCTGACACGGTCATAGACGCCACCGGAAAGGTCGTTTCCCCTGGATTCGTTAACCTGCACACCCACTCTCCGATGGGGCTCTTTAGGGGCTTAGCAGACGATTTGCCGCTTATGGAGTGGCTGGAAAAGCACATCTGGCCAAGGGAGGCGAAGCTAACGCGCGAGCACATCAAGGTCGGGGCTTATCTCGGAGCGCTTGAAATGATTAAGACCGGCACGACAACCTTCCTCGACATGTACTTCCAGATGGACGCCGTTGCAGAGGCAATCTTCGAGGCGGGCCTTCGTGGATACCTGAGCTATGGCATGATAGACCTCGGCGACCCCGAGAGGACGGAGAAGGAGCTCAGCGAAGCCATCCGCGAGATGAGGGCGATAGAAAAGCTCAACTCCGACAGGGTTCACTTCGTCTTTGGGCCGCATGCGCCTTACACCTGCTCCCTTGCCCTTCTGAAGGAAGTTAGGAAGCTCGCGGACGAACACAATAAGCTGATAACGATTCACGTGGCCGAGACGATGGCCGAGCTCGGAAAGATCCAAGAAAGGTATGGAAAGAGCCCCGTCGTTCTGCTCGACGAAATCGGCTTCTTCGGGAGCGATGTTATCATAGCGCATGGCGTCTGGCTAGACAGCAGGGACATAGCGATTCTCGCGAGGAACGGCGTCACTGTTGCACACAATCCAGCGAGCAACATGAAGCTGGCCAGCGGTGTCATGCCTCTCCAGAGGCTTCTCAACGCCGGGGTTAACGTCGGCCTTGGAACCGATGGCTCGGCGAGCAACAACAACCTCGACATGGTAGAGGAGATGAAGTTAGCTGCGTTGCTCCACAAGGTCCACAACCTTGACCCGACGGTGGCAGATGCAAGGACTGTTTTCAAGATGGCCACTCAGAATGGTGCAAAAGCGCTCCGCCTCAACGCCGGCGTTATAAAGCCCGGCTATCTGGCCGACGTGGTTATCTTCGACTTCAATCAGCCTCACCTGAGGCCGATAAACGACGTTGTTAGCCATCTTGTCTACTCCGCAAACGGCAACGACGTCGAGACGACAATAGTTGACGGCAAAATCCTGATGTTGGATCGCGAGGTTCTGACGCTCGACGAAGAAAAGATATTCCAGAGGGTGGAGGAGGCCGTTGAAAGCCTCTCCTGA
- a CDS encoding ADP-dependent ribose-1-phosphate kinase — protein MFDVIGIGNLNYDIIMLVDRFPEFHEKISAKKAVFGLGGAAGNTITWLAHMGLKTGFIGAVGNDEVGRAHIEYFKRIGVDTGGIKVVDVPSGIAVAIIHGEDKRIVKYLGANEKRELDFDYMKRARHIHLSSNPPRIIREAIEFASENGITVSLDIGEAPLPEDVEERIDYLLMNEDEYRRKFGSLDPSLSKAKNLIITLNGGGAIVRDQQGRIKEIRGLSAKVVDSTGAGDSFAAGIIFGVLKGWSLEDSAKLGMLLAYLTVQKVGARSAVVPLERIVEKSRELNLNLPFDGNP, from the coding sequence ATGTTCGACGTGATTGGAATAGGAAACCTCAACTACGACATAATAATGCTAGTGGATCGCTTTCCAGAATTCCATGAAAAGATTTCGGCCAAAAAAGCCGTCTTCGGGCTGGGAGGTGCAGCGGGGAACACGATTACGTGGCTTGCCCATATGGGGCTGAAAACTGGCTTCATAGGTGCCGTTGGAAACGACGAGGTCGGACGGGCTCACATTGAGTACTTCAAAAGAATTGGAGTTGACACCGGTGGAATAAAGGTGGTAGATGTCCCATCGGGCATAGCCGTCGCGATAATTCACGGGGAGGATAAAAGGATCGTTAAATACCTCGGTGCTAACGAGAAACGGGAGCTGGACTTCGACTACATGAAGAGGGCAAGACACATCCACCTTTCGTCCAATCCACCCAGAATAATCAGAGAGGCCATTGAATTCGCAAGTGAGAACGGGATAACGGTCTCCCTAGACATTGGAGAAGCCCCCCTCCCCGAGGACGTGGAGGAGAGGATAGACTACCTCTTGATGAACGAGGACGAGTACAGGCGGAAGTTTGGTTCACTAGATCCAAGCCTATCAAAGGCCAAGAACCTCATAATAACGCTGAACGGCGGCGGGGCAATTGTCAGGGACCAACAGGGCAGGATAAAGGAGATCCGGGGGCTCAGCGCGAAGGTCGTGGACTCAACGGGTGCCGGCGATTCCTTCGCTGCGGGAATCATCTTCGGAGTGCTGAAGGGCTGGTCTCTGGAGGATTCCGCAAAGCTGGGCATGTTGCTGGCCTATCTGACCGTCCAAAAGGTCGGGGCCAGGAGTGCGGTTGTGCCGCTCGAAAGGATAGTGGAGAAGAGCAGGGAGCTCAATCTGAACCTTCCGTTCGATGGGAACCCTTAA
- a CDS encoding V-type ATP synthase subunit H encodes MEDVIKRIVDAEKEAEARIEGAKAEAKKIIEKAKSEAKLIEEEIIEKARAEGEELVEKARKEGEEEARKITEAGEKEIEEMKVKATQNFEKAVSAAVQLVRGS; translated from the coding sequence ATGGAGGACGTCATCAAGCGCATTGTTGATGCCGAAAAAGAAGCAGAGGCGAGAATTGAAGGAGCGAAGGCGGAAGCAAAGAAAATCATTGAAAAAGCAAAATCAGAGGCAAAGCTCATCGAGGAGGAGATCATCGAAAAGGCGAGGGCTGAGGGAGAGGAACTCGTCGAGAAGGCCAGAAAGGAAGGCGAAGAGGAGGCTAGGAAGATCACCGAAGCTGGAGAAAAGGAGATCGAGGAGATGAAAGTTAAAGCCACCCAGAACTTTGAGAAGGCCGTTTCTGCCGCAGTACAACTCGTGAGAGGGAGTTGA
- a CDS encoding V-type ATP synthase subunit I: MFRPAEMLKVELITLERYRDKLLTYLHEAGVVEIREVDVEIAQRDAPNEFYRKAASYAITISRMADFLKAHLPARGGGIKEFIFPKEPERKEYHYRGIEELIKDTEKFLAEVEPLIKAVEGRISSINTEIERIKADMEILEILSSFNIDVSYLRHSGTVTVLVGTVDRAKFPSLREELSSALEGKVAIVHRDLKDTVVMVLAFLTKDYDRANPVLAKHSFERLEIPRGEGTPSELLKEYRRMLSKKLDELERVHREASEIAEKYYRDVLFYLELVENERNKANALNLLARTNMTFALSGWVPEEDAKKVEEGVKEITNGVVYISFKKPKKEEIEEIPIKLKNPGWARPFEMLTEMYGVPRYDEIDPTPIIAFTYSFFFGFMLTDFLYGLIVGIIAALLVKGHKKFNDGTYKFAYTLLWSSVFTMLMGILFGSYFGNAGDIVLQYVTGNPNAQFWRIADALKDPMFVLILALAIGLAHLFTGYTLGFIVKWKNGDVKGAILEQLPWMLVIIAVVLFATKNASLATPAKVLFGIGIVLFAIGEIVANGGLAALLIISDFFGFVGTWLSYARLMALALATSGIAMVINVLAGMVWGIKISVVPLGIVIGLIIFIGGQLFSTAINALGAFVHSLRLQYVEFFGTFYSGDGKPFEPFRARRVFSKLKLESGSE, translated from the coding sequence ATGTTCCGGCCGGCTGAGATGCTCAAGGTTGAGCTGATAACCCTTGAGAGATACAGGGACAAACTGCTCACTTACCTCCACGAGGCCGGAGTCGTGGAGATCAGGGAAGTTGACGTCGAAATCGCCCAGAGGGACGCTCCCAACGAGTTCTACCGCAAGGCCGCTTCCTATGCGATCACGATCTCCAGGATGGCCGACTTTCTGAAGGCCCATCTGCCGGCCAGGGGAGGGGGGATTAAGGAGTTCATCTTTCCCAAGGAGCCGGAGAGAAAGGAGTATCACTACCGGGGCATAGAGGAGCTCATAAAGGACACGGAAAAGTTTCTCGCGGAGGTAGAGCCCCTTATCAAGGCCGTTGAAGGCAGGATAAGCTCCATAAACACTGAGATAGAAAGGATCAAGGCCGATATGGAGATCCTTGAAATCCTGTCATCCTTCAACATCGACGTCTCTTACCTCAGACACAGCGGAACCGTCACGGTTCTCGTTGGGACGGTTGACAGGGCTAAGTTCCCCTCCCTCAGGGAGGAGCTCTCCTCGGCTCTCGAGGGAAAGGTTGCCATTGTCCACAGGGATCTCAAGGACACCGTTGTCATGGTCCTCGCTTTCCTGACGAAGGATTACGACAGGGCCAACCCTGTTCTCGCGAAGCACTCCTTTGAGAGGCTTGAGATTCCAAGGGGTGAAGGGACGCCCTCTGAGCTCCTCAAGGAGTACCGCAGGATGCTCTCCAAGAAACTCGATGAACTGGAGAGGGTTCACAGGGAAGCCAGCGAGATAGCGGAGAAGTACTACCGTGATGTTCTCTTCTACCTTGAGCTCGTTGAGAACGAGCGCAACAAGGCCAACGCCCTCAACCTGCTCGCCAGAACCAACATGACCTTCGCTTTGAGCGGTTGGGTTCCCGAGGAGGACGCTAAGAAGGTTGAGGAGGGCGTCAAAGAGATAACGAACGGAGTGGTTTACATTTCCTTCAAGAAGCCCAAGAAGGAGGAAATCGAGGAGATTCCAATTAAGCTCAAGAACCCCGGCTGGGCGAGACCCTTCGAGATGCTCACCGAGATGTACGGCGTTCCGAGATACGACGAGATAGACCCGACTCCGATTATAGCCTTCACGTACTCGTTCTTCTTCGGCTTCATGCTCACCGACTTCCTCTACGGTCTCATCGTCGGCATAATCGCGGCCCTGCTCGTCAAAGGCCACAAGAAGTTCAACGACGGAACCTACAAGTTCGCCTACACCCTTCTCTGGAGCTCGGTCTTCACTATGCTCATGGGAATCCTCTTCGGCAGTTACTTCGGCAACGCGGGAGACATCGTCCTTCAGTACGTCACGGGCAACCCGAACGCCCAGTTCTGGCGCATTGCTGACGCTTTGAAAGATCCGATGTTCGTCCTGATCCTTGCCCTTGCCATAGGCCTGGCGCACCTGTTCACGGGCTACACCCTAGGCTTCATAGTCAAGTGGAAGAACGGCGACGTCAAAGGGGCCATCCTTGAACAGCTCCCCTGGATGCTGGTTATAATCGCCGTAGTCCTCTTCGCGACCAAGAACGCCTCTCTTGCAACGCCTGCCAAGGTACTCTTTGGAATCGGCATAGTCCTCTTCGCAATCGGTGAAATAGTCGCCAACGGTGGCCTAGCAGCGCTGCTGATAATCTCGGACTTCTTCGGCTTCGTGGGGACGTGGCTTAGCTACGCAAGGCTTATGGCCCTGGCACTGGCAACCAGCGGAATAGCGATGGTCATCAACGTCTTAGCTGGAATGGTCTGGGGAATTAAGATAAGCGTCGTTCCGCTCGGAATCGTCATAGGGCTGATTATCTTCATCGGGGGCCAGTTGTTCTCGACCGCCATAAACGCCCTCGGTGCCTTCGTTCACTCTCTCCGTCTTCAGTACGTTGAATTTTTCGGAACATTTTATTCCGGTGATGGAAAGCCCTTCGAGCCCTTCAGGGCGAGGAGGGTGTTTTCAAAGCTTAAGCTCGAAAGTGGAAGCGAATGA
- a CDS encoding V-type ATP synthase subunit K (produces ATP from ADP in the presence of a proton gradient across the membrane; the K subunit is a nonenzymatic component which binds the dimeric form by interacting with the G and E subunits) — protein MDPIVYVSLGAALAAGLAGAASAFGVGIAGAAAAGAVAEDEKNFKNALILEGLPMTQSIYGLITLFLILLSAGIIGGGFKFAKPNMDNIVKSAILLGAGLTVGLTGLSAIPQGIIAGASIGAVAKNPKTFTQGIIFAAMAETMAIFGLVGALIMIATGVGL, from the coding sequence ATGGATCCGATAGTTTACGTATCCCTCGGAGCCGCCCTCGCGGCGGGACTGGCTGGGGCAGCCTCTGCCTTTGGAGTTGGTATAGCAGGTGCTGCAGCTGCAGGAGCTGTTGCAGAAGACGAGAAGAACTTCAAAAACGCGCTGATACTCGAGGGCCTGCCAATGACCCAGAGTATCTACGGCCTCATTACGCTGTTCCTGATCCTGCTCAGCGCGGGGATCATAGGCGGCGGCTTCAAGTTTGCTAAGCCCAACATGGACAACATCGTTAAGAGCGCTATCCTGCTCGGTGCCGGTCTCACCGTCGGCCTCACGGGCCTCTCCGCTATACCGCAGGGTATCATCGCCGGTGCCAGCATCGGTGCCGTTGCCAAGAACCCGAAGACCTTCACTCAGGGTATCATCTTTGCCGCTATGGCAGAGACCATGGCCATCTTCGGTCTCGTCGGTGCGCTCATCATGATCGCCACCGGCGTTGGTCTCTGA